Part of the Pseudomonas sp. P8_241 genome is shown below.
GGCCAGCATGTCGTGACCATTTGAGCTGGTCTTGACCCAGATCTGCTGCAAGGCCAAGCGTTTCTCGTAAATTACCTTTAATGCCTGGCTGTGCTCGAGCATGTTCTGAATGCGCACGTGGTGTTTGTCATCCAGCAAGCTGGTTTCTCGCGAAAGCAGGCGTTTGGCGCGGTGGAACTGGTGGCGGACCGAGTGATCGACCTTCTCCAGTTCTTGCTTGACCAGCGGGCCGATCACCAATTTGCGGTACTGGGCCATGATCTGAAAGCGGTTGTTGAGGATCGCCATCGCGGTGTCCATGTCCAGATTGCCCTTGCCTTCGACACGGTGGGCGATCGGCGCAACCCGCTGAACCTTGGCCAGGCGCAGGAAGCTGAACACTTGAATCCAGGCCCAGCCCAGATCGAATTCCCACTTTTTCACCGACAGTTTTGCCGAGTTAGGGTAGGTGTGATGGTTGTTATGCAGTTCTTCACCGCCGATCAGGATGCCCCACGGCACTAGGTTGGTCGCCGCATCGCGGCATTCGAAGTTGCGATAGCCGATGGCATGGCCCAGGCCATTGACCACGCCAGCGGCCCAGACCGGAATCCACATCATCTGGATGGCCCAGATGGTGATGCCGATGGTGCCGAACAGCAGCAGGTCGATAGCGCCCATAATGGCAATGCCCAGCAGCGGGAAGCGACTGTAGAGGTTGCGCTCGATCCAGTCCTCGGGGCAGTTCTTGCCGTAGATGCGCAGGGTCTCGGGGTTTTCCGCTTCGGCGCGGTACAGCTCGGCGCCTTTGCGCAGTACCGTGGACAAGCCCTTGATGACCGGGCTGTGCGGATCATCGACGGTTTCGCATTTGGCGTGATGCTTGCGGTGGATGGCCGTCCACTCGCGGGTGTTCTGCGCCGTGGTCAGCCACAGCCAGAAACGGAAAAAGTGCTTCAGGCCGGCATTCAACTCAAGCGAGCGATGGGCTGAGTAACGATGCAGATAAACCGTGACGGCAATGATCGTGACGTGGGTCATCAGCAAGGTGACTGCCACCAGCGACCAGGGCGACAAGCCAAGAAAACCTTCGTACCACATAGGCTATAGGGCCCTCGATAAATAAAAAAACAGCCGTTGCATTATCACTAAGCTCACACAGAAAACCAGTCGGCCTTTCAGATAAGAGTGCCTGGATGTGTCTTTAAACTACAATGCCCACCTTTTTGCAGGGACATGGATCGCCTGATGTCTGCTACCT
Proteins encoded:
- the desA gene encoding delta-9 fatty acid desaturase DesA; this translates as MWYEGFLGLSPWSLVAVTLLMTHVTIIAVTVYLHRYSAHRSLELNAGLKHFFRFWLWLTTAQNTREWTAIHRKHHAKCETVDDPHSPVIKGLSTVLRKGAELYRAEAENPETLRIYGKNCPEDWIERNLYSRFPLLGIAIMGAIDLLLFGTIGITIWAIQMMWIPVWAAGVVNGLGHAIGYRNFECRDAATNLVPWGILIGGEELHNNHHTYPNSAKLSVKKWEFDLGWAWIQVFSFLRLAKVQRVAPIAHRVEGKGNLDMDTAMAILNNRFQIMAQYRKLVIGPLVKQELEKVDHSVRHQFHRAKRLLSRETSLLDDKHHVRIQNMLEHSQALKVIYEKRLALQQIWVKTSSNGHDMLAAIKDWIHEAEASGIQSLRDFADQLKTYSLRPAAA